One window of candidate division WOR-3 bacterium genomic DNA carries:
- a CDS encoding polyprenyl synthetase family protein: protein MQKMVEVSMPEDRLHTILTPVNKDLNKIETITNGVGSGVQVPLSSMLEYSLGGGKRLRSALVVLTGSLYKVQKRKLHILAAAVEVLHSATLIHDDLVDNSLLRRGHKTLNALWPPGATVLAGDYLLARSVSLIAELENPDILGVFAEALYTMSAAEITYHYSRQNKKTRDVYFRSIDAKTASLFSAAAHMVGLLAGSTKTDIASLSMFGREFGIAYQIVDDVLDYVGTESQLGKPAGSDMVDGVITLPAICYLERHPDDKSIDRIISGKMDRRELSTFLTMVRESGAIQDALEEARAHTRKCKGVLAKLPAGRPRQSLMDLLDYIVERTH from the coding sequence ATGCAGAAGATGGTAGAGGTTAGCATGCCAGAGGACAGGTTGCATACAATACTCACGCCGGTAAACAAAGATCTGAACAAGATCGAGACGATAACAAATGGTGTCGGCTCTGGCGTCCAGGTGCCACTCAGTTCCATGCTGGAGTATTCACTTGGCGGTGGTAAGAGATTGAGATCCGCCCTGGTTGTTTTGACCGGTAGTTTGTACAAAGTCCAAAAGCGGAAACTCCATATTCTTGCTGCAGCCGTAGAAGTGTTACACAGCGCGACTCTGATACATGATGACCTCGTTGATAACTCACTTTTGCGCAGGGGACATAAGACGCTTAATGCGTTATGGCCGCCGGGCGCCACAGTTCTGGCCGGAGATTATCTTCTCGCACGGTCGGTTTCGTTGATTGCAGAACTCGAGAATCCTGATATTCTCGGTGTGTTTGCCGAGGCATTGTACACGATGTCGGCCGCGGAAATCACCTATCATTACTCGAGACAAAACAAGAAAACCCGGGATGTTTATTTTCGCAGCATTGATGCCAAGACCGCATCGCTCTTTTCCGCTGCCGCGCACATGGTCGGTTTGCTGGCAGGTAGTACAAAAACCGATATCGCATCATTGAGTATGTTCGGCCGGGAGTTCGGTATTGCCTATCAGATCGTTGATGACGTACTGGACTATGTCGGAACCGAGAGCCAGCTGGGCAAACCAGCAGGCAGTGATATGGTTGATGGGGTGATTACCTTACCGGCTATTTGTTATCTTGAACGGCATCCTGATGACAAAAGTATCGACAGGATCATATCTGGAAAGATGGATCGCAGAGAATTGAGTACTTTCCTCACAATGGTGCGTGAGTCAGGCGCAATTCAAGATGCACTGGAAGAAGCAAGGGCGCATACGCGCAAATGCAAGGGTGTATTGGCAAAACTCCCGGCTGGTAGGCCGCGCCAGTCCCTTATGGATTTGCTCGACTACATCGTGGAAAGAACCCATTAA
- a CDS encoding radical SAM protein, with translation MTSSIRKSRTKRQVKPYWWPPSLIFRQAASALAVGTLTRWRKLPRWFLRYGIRCLPGAGGSRGMGCIGFPDHPVWEMTTACNLNCVHCHTAGGEPGADELTTEQAKLLLDDLSRVGNFRMMAFTGGEPLMRPDLFELLAYSGELGFTNTIATNATLIDDKVARRLRDHGVVIAAVSLDGFTAETHDRVRGMTGSFDAAVEGMRALTGAGILLHINITAMEYNMNQLNRLMTLVDDLDTGILLIYQLVPVGRGRSIEKAALGKDANEWLANFMAQAQGQTNAIMEPVAGPQYWPFLLNRARISSGMALYMAEKVFHGCSAGRGFVYIKPDGAVWPCPFIEVSCGNVRENPFMDIWTGSKILNELRRREWLLKGQCGECQYRRMCGGCRGRAWASTGDYLAEDPCCFVHAEDGRG, from the coding sequence ATGACCTCGTCCATTAGAAAATCGCGAACGAAACGTCAGGTGAAACCATACTGGTGGCCGCCGAGTTTGATCTTTCGCCAGGCAGCGAGCGCGCTTGCAGTCGGTACCCTCACGCGATGGCGCAAGCTGCCCCGTTGGTTCTTGAGATACGGGATCAGGTGCCTGCCCGGCGCCGGGGGTTCGCGCGGCATGGGTTGTATTGGTTTTCCAGACCATCCGGTCTGGGAGATGACTACTGCGTGTAACTTGAATTGCGTGCACTGTCATACTGCCGGCGGCGAGCCTGGCGCTGATGAGCTGACCACGGAGCAGGCAAAGCTTTTGTTGGACGATCTATCACGTGTGGGGAATTTCCGGATGATGGCATTCACGGGTGGCGAGCCTCTGATGCGACCTGACCTGTTTGAACTTCTCGCTTATTCCGGGGAACTGGGATTTACTAATACAATTGCAACCAATGCTACACTGATCGACGATAAGGTTGCGCGGCGCTTGCGTGACCACGGTGTAGTAATAGCGGCGGTCAGTCTTGATGGCTTCACCGCAGAAACACATGACAGGGTGCGGGGCATGACCGGTTCTTTTGACGCGGCAGTGGAAGGCATGCGTGCCCTGACGGGCGCAGGGATTCTATTGCATATCAACATTACAGCAATGGAATACAACATGAATCAGTTGAACCGGCTCATGACGCTCGTTGACGACCTGGACACGGGGATTCTTCTCATCTATCAGTTAGTGCCGGTCGGTAGGGGCCGCAGCATCGAGAAAGCGGCTCTGGGAAAGGACGCCAATGAATGGCTGGCAAATTTCATGGCGCAGGCGCAGGGGCAGACTAATGCGATAATGGAGCCGGTTGCCGGTCCTCAATACTGGCCTTTTCTGCTCAACCGGGCGCGCATTTCTAGCGGCATGGCTTTGTACATGGCTGAAAAAGTGTTCCACGGCTGCTCTGCCGGCCGTGGGTTTGTCTACATAAAGCCGGATGGCGCGGTCTGGCCATGTCCATTCATTGAAGTGAGTTGCGGTAATGTCCGCGAAAATCCTTTCATGGATATCTGGACTGGATCAAAAATCTTGAATGAATTACGGCGTCGGGAATGGCTGCTCAAGGGACAGTGTGGTGAATGTCAGTATCGCAGAATGTGCGGCGGATGCAGGGGCCGGGCATGGGCTTCGACCGGGGATTATCTTGCTGAGGATCCGTGCTGTTTTGTTCATGCAGAAGATGGTAGAGGTTAG
- a CDS encoding prenyltransferase: MTKIQAWLALSRPPFHTVGVLPFILGTVLANKTQGVFNFQVLMLGTIGVILIMLSTYYGGEYWDYVEDTLSARNRPSKFAGGSGVLQKGILPRRVALSASIASLSLALVVGIVLQFVYRTGPWTLPFGVAGMFAGFFYSARPIRWVRTGLGEFLIAFCYGWLPLAVSFYLQAGRILPLVHWMAVPIGLTIFNVILLNEYPDYEADMAAGKTNMLVRLGRKHGAYVYSIAGIGGILSFILSLNQRVPMKALWLYIPVAAVSLALVVLVMQGRWGNRQTLEKLCGVNILVNLGTTASYIVAFT, from the coding sequence ATGACTAAAATACAGGCGTGGCTCGCCCTTTCCCGGCCGCCATTTCACACGGTAGGTGTTCTGCCATTCATTCTCGGGACCGTGCTCGCAAACAAAACTCAAGGAGTGTTCAATTTCCAGGTGCTGATGCTCGGGACGATCGGTGTTATTTTGATCATGCTTTCTACTTATTATGGAGGAGAATACTGGGATTATGTTGAAGATACTCTTTCGGCAAGGAACAGACCGAGCAAATTTGCCGGCGGTTCTGGCGTTCTTCAAAAAGGAATTCTGCCGAGACGGGTTGCACTCTCTGCCTCGATTGCGAGCTTGTCATTGGCTTTGGTCGTGGGTATCGTGCTGCAATTCGTATACAGAACCGGGCCGTGGACATTACCATTTGGTGTGGCAGGGATGTTTGCCGGATTCTTCTATTCGGCACGGCCGATACGCTGGGTGCGCACCGGACTGGGAGAGTTTTTGATCGCCTTCTGCTACGGCTGGCTTCCTCTGGCAGTGAGTTTTTATTTGCAGGCAGGACGTATTCTTCCTCTTGTTCACTGGATGGCGGTTCCAATCGGGCTCACGATTTTCAATGTTATTCTGCTCAATGAATATCCTGATTACGAAGCGGACATGGCAGCCGGCAAAACGAATATGCTCGTGAGATTGGGTAGGAAGCATGGTGCTTATGTTTACAGCATCGCTGGCATCGGCGGTATATTGTCTTTCATTCTCTCGTTAAACCAGAGAGTTCCCATGAAAGCACTGTGGCTTTATATACCGGTTGCGGCTGTCTCATTGGCACTCGTTGTACTGGTCATGCAAGGACGCTGGGGAAACAGGCAGACACTCGAAAAGCTTTGCGGCGTGAATATCCTTGTTAACCTTGGCACCACCGCGTCCTATATTGTAGCATTTACGTGA